The genomic DNA ATTTTTTACTACGTAGTTTTGATCTCTTTTAAAAAGTGCTTTTGCTTTGAGAGCTTGCTCAATCATGTGAACATCTGAAAACCCCTCTTCATCATAGAGGCTCTTGATACCAAGTTTATTTTCTATGAAATTCATTCCTTCTTCAGTTAGCGCAACTGAGTTTGCTTTTTCATCCAGATTATAATGCTCATCTTCTTTTAGTTCTTTTACAGCTTGGCTGTATGTAAGATATGTATCTATTGTTTTATTGTCCGGTGCAGAAATAATTAGTGGAGTTCTTGCTTCATCAACCAAAATCGAATCCACCTCATCGACGATTGCATAGTATAGATTGTTCTGCACCATAGCCTTTGGATCAGTCGCCATATTGTCGCGAAGGTAATCAAATCCAAATTCACTATTTGTTCCATAAATTATATTGCAGTCGTAAGTTGCTCTTTTTTCTTCGACTGATTGTTGATTTAGACTTACTCCTACAGATAGGCCAAGGAAGTTATAAAGTCCTCCCATCCATTCCGCATCACGTTGTGCCAGATATTCATTTACAGTTACTAAAAAACAAGTTTTCTCAGTTAGTGCATTTAGATACATTGGCAGGGTTGATACCATTGTCTTACCCTCACCGGTTTTCATCTCAGCGATTTTGCCTTCATGAAGAACTATCCCACCTATAAGCTGTACGTCGTATGGAATCATATTCCATTCTGTTTGGTTGCCGCGTACGTCCCAACTTGTTCCGCAAAGCTTACGACATGCAAATTTTACCAATGCAAAAGCTTCTACCAAAAGGTCGTCAACCGTTTCACCATTTTGAATTCGTTCTTTGAATTCATTCGTTTTTTTGACTACATCGTCGTTTTGAAGAATTTGTTGATATTCTTCTTCTTTCGCATTTATTTTCTCAACGACCTTACTAATTCTTTTGAGTTCTTTTGTATTATAATCCCCGAAAACTTTTTTTATTAATTTAAGCATTTTATTTATTTTTTAAACCTTTGCTTAGTTTAGCTTCTACTGATCTATATATCAATGCTGAAGTTATTTTTATTTCATTCTCCTTTACCTCTTACAATTACCCATACAGTTCGGAGGCAAACTTTGATATCTAGCCAGAGGGACCAGTTTTCTATGTAGAATGTGTCTAGGGCTACTTCTTCTTCAAAATCGAGGTTTGAGCGGCCGGATACCTGTGAGATCCCAGTGATTCCCGGTTTGATAGATAGTACAAATTTATGATTTTTATCATACCTTTCTACTTCATCCGGCAGGTGTGGGCGCGGGCCAACTATGGACATGTCACCTTTTAGCACGCTCCAGAAATTAGGCCATTCATCGATGTCGTATTTACGAAGAAATCGCCCAACCCTAGTTATTCTTGGATCATTTGAGATTTTGAAATAAGGTCCGGTTCGTTTGTTGCTACTTGCGAGCTTGGTATAACGTAGTCCATGAGTTTTATCATGCATCGATCTAAACTTGTAAAAAGTAAACAAATCGCCCTTTTCTCCAACTCTGAGAGATGGGGATCTATCATCTAATCTTGAAAATATTATAGGTCCTTTTGAATCTAGTTTTATTATCAATGCAACTATAACCATAAATGGACTTAATATAATTAAAGCTAAAGCTCCGAAAATTACATCAAATATTCTTTTTGTAATCCTCCCCCAGCCTTCAAGAGGTGTTGTTTTGACGCTAATAAGTGGGCAGTCGTTTATAAGTTGAATATCAACCTTGCTTTTGTGTAGCTCAAGTTGGCCTGGAATAAAGTGGTAAAGAGTATGAGTTTCACGGCAAAGCTCCATTAATCGTATGTTTTTTTCCTCTTCATCCTCACTGACAGCATGGATTATTTCATCAACTTTGAGTCGTTTTATAACATTTTTCAAATCTTCTATCGTGCCGAGATACTTGATTCTGTATTTTTTTAAATCAGATTCCTGGAGTTTTCGGTTGTTTATTATTCCGAGCACCTTGTATTGGTCATCTTTTATAAATTGTGGGAGGATTTTTTTTGTTGATGAGTTGTATCCGACGATTATTATTCTACGTGTCCCGATATCGTATTTAAGTAATAGTTTTTGAATTGCCTTGATAATTGCCCTACCAACCAATAGAAATAAGAAACTAAAAACCCATCCGAATATGATTACCAAACGAGAAAATGGAAAGTCACGAAGTATGAAGTAGTAAAGCAGCATTAATCCAACCCATGTTAACCAGGCATGTAGTACGCTTTTCCCTTCTCTACTGTATGTATTGTAGATTTTAAATGAATATGAACCGTATATTATTAGGAGTATCAGAAGTGCGATTCCAAATATTGTTACTGTATTTGTATAAACTATTGGGCTTGGAAATGATGTTAAATCAGGAGTTTGTTCGTAATAAGGAATAAGATCATGAGACTTACGTACAGCGTATGCAGTAAAAAAGGCTAAAGTGATCATTAAAAAATCCACTGGGATGCGCAGGACACCGAATATGATTTCAGATTTTTTCATTTATGTTTTTTTTACGTTCTCTCGGATTTTATATGAGAACTGTTGAAATTTGAAGTGATTGTGTCTATAATTCTTTTCCAATGTTCTTTTACATGATCGCCCTTGCTTTTAGCTTGGGAGGAAAGTCCGAGCAACTTGTATGTGACATAGTGGATAACATCCATCTGCTAGAAACCTAATAAGATCTAGTACGGGCTAGTGCCACAGAGACTATACTAACTATGGCTTGCCATAGTGAAAGGTGAAAAGTCCCGCTTAGCGGGAGTGAAAATGTGGTCCCCATGGCAAAGCGTGAAACTTGCTTTGTTAAATAAGGCGCGCAGAGCGCAACCAAATGGGATCTCCATTGCTGGTAAACCCTATGTGTTGCAAGGTGGGATGGGAGCTCTAAGGATTAGAATACATACATTCTCTTAGTCTGCCCACCGCTTGAGCCAAGCGGTAACGCTTGGCCCAGATAGATGATCATGACCTAGCGCCTCGGCGCTTTGGCACAGAACTCGGCTTATAAAAGGACATTGGATCAAAAAAAAAGCCCCAATTTATTTGGGGCTTTTTTTCCTATTTTTTTTGAAGTTTTTAACTTCTTTTGTCTTTGTCTTGTTCTATTTTGTCGTATTCAGATTTGAAAAACAAAGCTGTCTTAAGACATTCTTTTGTTTTTTCATTGTCAGGGTCTATCATTAGAGATTCTCTAAGTAGTGCGATTGAACGATCAAAGTTCTTATCATTTAGATAACAAATAGCTAGATCGCATAATACCAGTGGGTCATCCGGCGATATAGTTAGTGCTCTTTCAAGCAATATAAGTCCTTTTTTCCTATTACCTGCATGAAATACAGACCAACCAAGGCATCTTAAAATCTCCGGATGATTTGGCTGTAGGTAGTCAGCAGTCTCAAGATGATCAACTGAAATATTCCAATTTGAAAGCGCAGAATGCGTAAATCCTAACAGATAATGTGCATTTGGACTCATCGGGTCTATGTTGATTGCTCGTTGCAATGCCTTCATAGCTCTATCAAACTTACGTAAGCTTAAGTAGTTGTCTCCAATTTCCTCGTAAGCTTCTACACATGCAAGGTCTTCATATAAGATGTGTTCGCAAATATCGATAGCTTCTTTATGCTGTCCGTTTAATTTCTTTTTATCTGCCTCTTCTATAAGGTTTTGAACAAGTATTGCCATGACGGGATGTTTTTATTTTTTTAAATCCCATCATTATAGCAAATCCTTTATAATTTTTCAACAGTCTGTAAGTACTTTTTCAAATTTGTGTTAACTGTTTTATCCTTAAGCCCAAAGTATATGTTTGCTTCTAGTAATCCGAGGTGATTACCCGTGTCAAACCGTTGTCCGTCAAGTGTAACTGCGTAGGTATTTATCCCATTATTGTAAGTTTTCAGCCCATCTATCAATCGCAACTCCCCATCAGGTTTTCCCGGATTACTGTTTTTGATACAATCAAGTACTTCGCGGTTTATTATATATTTGCCAATTATTGCGAGCCTCGAGTTCGTTTCTTCCATTTTTGGTTTTTCTACCATTGTTTGAATTTGCCCTTTTTCATTTGTTTCGACTATGCCATATTTTTCTATTTCTTCTTCATTTATCAAATGTACTCCTACTATTGGCGCTTGTACGTCATTATAATAGTTGATCAGCTGCTGCGCCGCATTTGGGCCATCATTACCTATTAATTCATCTCCAAAAAGCACAAGGCATGATTCACCTTCTTTTATGAAATTTTTTGTTGCAAGTAGTGCATGGCCATCTCCAAGCATTTTTTCTTGAGTGAAAAAATGTATTTTCGCCATTTTATGTATGTCACTTAATAATTTGTATTTCTCAGTCCGTCCCCTGTCAGATAATTCTTTTTCAAGTATTTCATCCGGCTTAAAGTATTCTTTTATAATTTCTTGCCTATCACTTACTACTATAGCTATTTCTTCTATTCCAGCTTTGACGGCTTCTTCAACTAACATATGAATAATAGGCTTATCTCCTATAGGGAACATAGTTTTTGGCACCACCTTACTTGCCGGCAAAAAACGAGTCGCGAGCCCGGCTACGGGTATTATGGCTTTTTTAATCATAAGTTTAAGGTTGCTTTGCGTGCGCCGTGCTATAGAACTTCTACGATTTCAATTTTGCGAGTTCTTTCGGCTTCTACCTTTGGTATTTCGACACGTAGTATTCCATTTAAGAATTTTGCTGTGATTTTTGAAGTCTCTGTTTTTGTTGGAAGTACAATCGCTCTTGAAAAAGTTCCCCAGAAACATTCTTTTGTGAAATAATTGTCAGTATCGATATCCGGATCAAGGGTTCGACGTCCTTTTATAGAAAGCACGTCATCTGTTATCGTAAGCTCAATATCGTTTATATCACAGCCGGAAATAGGTGCCAATATAATCAAATTGTCTTCACTTTGATATATATCTACAGAAAGTTGGCCTTCTATATACTCTGTTTTTTCACTTAAATTTTTACGTATCTTTGAGATTACGCTTGGGTCCGTTTGAGTTTTTAAGATTGTTGTTGTGTCTGTCATGGCAAGGATTTAAAAAGTGAATGTATTTTACGCACCATCGAAGGCTTTGACAAATTCATTTTGGTTTAGAGTCTCTTTTTTGACAAGTAATTTAGCGATGTTGTGTAATTTTTTACTATTTTTCTTCAATTCCGTATGAGCTCTTTTATATCCATCTTCTACTATTTTAGCAGTTTCTGCATCAATTTTCTTAGCTATTTCTTCCGAGTAATCTTTCATATGACCGAAGTCTCGTCCGAGGAAGACTTCTTGGTTATTGTCGCCGTAGCTGATAGATCCAAGTGGACTCATACCGTATTCAGTAACCATTCGTTTTGCCATTTTGGTCGCACGGCTAATGTCATTTGAAGCTCCAGTGGTTATTTCTTCTTTACCAAAGATCATTTCTTCTGCGACACGTCCACCAAGCAATGCTGCTATTTCATCTTCAAATTTTGCTTTTGAAGTTAGTACATGATCCTTGTCAGGAAGCGTCCATGTGACTCCAAGAGCCATGCCACGTGATACGATTGTGATCTTATGTACATCATCACAGTTTTTAAGAACATGATTCATGATCGCATGACCGGTTTCATGGTAAGCAATTATTTCTTTCTCTTTTTCACTTAAAATACTGGAACTCCTTATATTACCGAGTACTACTTTTTCGATCGCCATATCTATTTCTTTTGGACTTATTACTTTCTTATTATAGCGAGCAGTCAGTATTGCGGCTTCATTCATTATGTTCTCAAGATCAGCTCCGGAAAATCCAGGTGTTTTTTTTGCGATAGTTCTAAGCGCAACATTGCTAGTTAGCGGCTTGTTCCTTGAATGTACTTTTAATATAGCCTCTCTATCGTCAAGCGTTGGTAGATCGACAGTTACACGTCTATCAAATCGGCCCGGACGAAGTAGGGCAGGGTCTAATACGTCAGGTCTATTGGTAGCTGCGATTATAATTACATTAGTTCCTTGTTCAAATCCGTCCATTTCAGTAAGAATTTGATTTAGAGTTTGTTCACGTTCATCATTACCTCCACCAAGTCCGGCTCCACGTTTGCGTCCTACCGCATCGATTTCATCTATGAAGATGATGCACGGCGCGTTGCGCCGTGCTTTCTTAAACAAATCTCGCACGCGCGAGGCTCCGACTCCGACAAACATCTCTACGAATTCAGAACCTGAGATAGAAAAGAAAGGCACATTCGCCTCACCCGCAACCGCGCGTGCGAGCAAAGTTTTGCCTGTTCCCGGTGCTCCTATAAGCATCACTCCTTTTGGTATTTTCGCACCGATTTTTATGTATTTATCCGGGCTTTTTAAAAAATCAACGATTTCTGTAAGTTCCATCTTCGCCTCATCTCCCCCTGCTACATCATTGAAAGTTGTTTTTTTCTCTCCATCGTTTGCGTGTAATCTTGCATTACTTTTACCAAAAGACATAGCTTGGTTGTTTGAGCCCTGTGCTTGCCTCATCATAAATATGAAAAACCCTATAATAAGTGCAAATGGGATTATCCCTATAAGTAGGTCGGTCC from Candidatus Peregrinibacteria bacterium includes the following:
- the ftsH gene encoding ATP-dependent zinc metalloprotease FtsH, which produces MQKQSNHRQKSFTILLVIALLLSAFYIMGYDGQIPEQKVLVSDFVHHASEGMVNEVKVNDNKIIYSIKGDATRLIAVKEKGESLNNILESIPQEKRDFKVEIVDTESSNFWTDLLIGIIPFALIIGFFIFMMRQAQGSNNQAMSFGKSNARLHANDGEKKTTFNDVAGGDEAKMELTEIVDFLKSPDKYIKIGAKIPKGVMLIGAPGTGKTLLARAVAGEANVPFFSISGSEFVEMFVGVGASRVRDLFKKARRNAPCIIFIDEIDAVGRKRGAGLGGGNDEREQTLNQILTEMDGFEQGTNVIIIAATNRPDVLDPALLRPGRFDRRVTVDLPTLDDREAILKVHSRNKPLTSNVALRTIAKKTPGFSGADLENIMNEAAILTARYNKKVISPKEIDMAIEKVVLGNIRSSSILSEKEKEIIAYHETGHAIMNHVLKNCDDVHKITIVSRGMALGVTWTLPDKDHVLTSKAKFEDEIAALLGGRVAEEMIFGKEEITTGASNDISRATKMAKRMVTEYGMSPLGSISYGDNNQEVFLGRDFGHMKDYSEEIAKKIDAETAKIVEDGYKRAHTELKKNSKKLHNIAKLLVKKETLNQNEFVKAFDGA
- a CDS encoding tetratricopeptide repeat protein; this translates as MAILVQNLIEEADKKKLNGQHKEAIDICEHILYEDLACVEAYEEIGDNYLSLRKFDRAMKALQRAINIDPMSPNAHYLLGFTHSALSNWNISVDHLETADYLQPNHPEILRCLGWSVFHAGNRKKGLILLERALTISPDDPLVLCDLAICYLNDKNFDRSIALLRESLMIDPDNEKTKECLKTALFFKSEYDKIEQDKDKRS
- a CDS encoding Hsp20/alpha crystallin family protein; the encoded protein is MTDTTTILKTQTDPSVISKIRKNLSEKTEYIEGQLSVDIYQSEDNLIILAPISGCDINDIELTITDDVLSIKGRRTLDPDIDTDNYFTKECFWGTFSRAIVLPTKTETSKITAKFLNGILRVEIPKVEAERTRKIEIVEVL
- a CDS encoding sugar transferase, translated to MKKSEIIFGVLRIPVDFLMITLAFFTAYAVRKSHDLIPYYEQTPDLTSFPSPIVYTNTVTIFGIALLILLIIYGSYSFKIYNTYSREGKSVLHAWLTWVGLMLLYYFILRDFPFSRLVIIFGWVFSFLFLLVGRAIIKAIQKLLLKYDIGTRRIIIVGYNSSTKKILPQFIKDDQYKVLGIINNRKLQESDLKKYRIKYLGTIEDLKNVIKRLKVDEIIHAVSEDEEEKNIRLMELCRETHTLYHFIPGQLELHKSKVDIQLINDCPLISVKTTPLEGWGRITKRIFDVIFGALALIILSPFMVIVALIIKLDSKGPIIFSRLDDRSPSLRVGEKGDLFTFYKFRSMHDKTHGLRYTKLASSNKRTGPYFKISNDPRITRVGRFLRKYDIDEWPNFWSVLKGDMSIVGPRPHLPDEVERYDKNHKFVLSIKPGITGISQVSGRSNLDFEEEVALDTFYIENWSLWLDIKVCLRTVWVIVRGKGE
- a CDS encoding sugar phosphate nucleotidyltransferase — translated: MIKKAIIPVAGLATRFLPASKVVPKTMFPIGDKPIIHMLVEEAVKAGIEEIAIVVSDRQEIIKEYFKPDEILEKELSDRGRTEKYKLLSDIHKMAKIHFFTQEKMLGDGHALLATKNFIKEGESCLVLFGDELIGNDGPNAAQQLINYYNDVQAPIVGVHLINEEEIEKYGIVETNEKGQIQTMVEKPKMEETNSRLAIIGKYIINREVLDCIKNSNPGKPDGELRLIDGLKTYNNGINTYAVTLDGQRFDTGNHLGLLEANIYFGLKDKTVNTNLKKYLQTVEKL